A DNA window from Polycladomyces subterraneus contains the following coding sequences:
- the glcT gene encoding glucose PTS transporter transcription antiterminator GlcT — protein MKDAFVIKKTLNNNVVIATHPSYDEVVLIGKGIGFRKKTGDVIEREAVEKCFTLIDKKEQEQYKELVSQVDERLIELMNDAVRLIRERFQTPLSEHIHVALTDHVGFALKRLEQGLEFNNPFLIETQALYEKEFEVAEEIVDMICDRLGIELPESETGFIALHIHSAVTRRHLAEIRQHSRLIMRLIDVVESSLKIRIDRKSLDYLRLITHLRYAIERTLRGEDVSIPEGFEELLQTQYPVCYNLAWKLAKVMERSLNRPVHPAEISYLTLHLQRLSHKN, from the coding sequence GTGAAAGACGCATTTGTCATCAAAAAAACCTTGAACAACAACGTGGTCATCGCAACACATCCTTCGTACGACGAAGTGGTGTTGATCGGGAAAGGGATCGGGTTCCGCAAAAAGACGGGGGACGTGATTGAGCGGGAAGCCGTGGAAAAATGCTTCACGCTGATCGACAAGAAGGAACAGGAGCAGTACAAAGAGTTGGTTTCCCAGGTGGACGAGCGTCTGATCGAATTGATGAATGACGCTGTCCGGTTGATCCGGGAGCGCTTTCAAACGCCGCTTTCCGAACACATTCACGTCGCGCTGACCGATCACGTCGGTTTCGCGTTGAAGCGGTTGGAGCAGGGTTTGGAGTTCAACAATCCCTTTCTCATCGAAACCCAAGCATTGTATGAAAAGGAGTTTGAGGTGGCCGAGGAAATTGTGGACATGATCTGTGACCGCTTGGGTATAGAGCTGCCTGAGAGTGAAACTGGTTTTATCGCACTTCACATTCACAGTGCAGTGACACGGCGCCACTTGGCGGAAATCCGACAGCACTCGCGGTTGATCATGCGATTGATTGACGTTGTCGAATCCTCGCTGAAAATCCGCATCGATCGAAAAAGTTTGGATTACCTGCGCTTGATTACGCATTTGCGTTATGCCATCGAACGGACGCTGCGGGGGGAGGATGTCAGTATTCCCGAAGGCTTTGAAGAACTGTTGCAAACGCAATATCCAGTGTGCTATAATCTGGCTTGGAAATTGGCCAAGGTGATGGAACGTTCGTTGAATCGTCCCGTTCACCCGGCTGAAATCAGCTACTTGACGTTGCATCTGCAGAGATTGTCGCACAAAAACTGA